A stretch of the Pseudomonas helvetica genome encodes the following:
- a CDS encoding chemotaxis response regulator protein-glutamate methylesterase: protein MKIAIVNDMPMAVEALRRALAFEPAHEVVWVARNGAEAVQRCAEFTPDLILMDLIMPVMDGVEATRRIMAETPCAIVIVTVDRQQNVHRVFEAMGHGALDVVDTPALGAGDPKEAAAPLLRKIMNIGWLIGERGNRVQSAPALPRVLGQRQSLVAIGSSAGGPAALEVLLKALPRDFAPAIVLVQHVDQVFAAGMAEWLGSASGLDVRLAQEGEPPQSGTVLLAGTNHHIRLLKNGTLAYTAEPVNEIYRPSIDVFFESVATYWNGDAVGVLLTGMGRDGAQGLKSMRQQGYLTIAQDQRSSAVYGMPKAAAAIDAAVEIHPLDKIAPRLLEIFAK, encoded by the coding sequence ATGAAGATCGCTATCGTCAACGATATGCCCATGGCCGTGGAGGCCCTGCGTCGAGCCTTGGCCTTCGAGCCGGCGCACGAGGTGGTCTGGGTCGCCCGTAATGGCGCCGAGGCGGTGCAACGTTGCGCCGAGTTCACCCCGGACCTGATCCTGATGGACCTGATCATGCCGGTCATGGATGGCGTCGAAGCAACACGCCGGATCATGGCCGAGACCCCGTGCGCTATTGTTATCGTCACGGTGGACCGACAGCAGAATGTCCATCGGGTGTTCGAGGCCATGGGCCACGGCGCGCTGGATGTGGTCGATACCCCGGCCCTCGGCGCGGGCGATCCGAAAGAAGCCGCAGCGCCGCTGCTGCGCAAGATCATGAATATCGGCTGGCTGATCGGCGAGCGCGGTAACCGTGTGCAATCGGCGCCGGCCCTTCCTCGTGTTCTCGGGCAACGCCAGAGCCTGGTGGCCATCGGTTCTTCTGCTGGCGGGCCGGCGGCGCTGGAAGTCTTGCTCAAGGCCCTGCCGCGCGATTTTGCGCCGGCCATCGTGCTGGTCCAGCACGTTGACCAGGTGTTCGCGGCCGGCATGGCTGAATGGCTCGGCAGCGCCAGCGGTCTGGACGTGCGCCTGGCTCAGGAAGGCGAGCCGCCGCAAAGCGGGACGGTGTTGCTGGCGGGCACCAATCACCACATTCGTTTATTGAAGAACGGTACGCTGGCCTACACCGCCGAGCCGGTCAACGAGATCTATCGACCCTCGATCGACGTTTTTTTTGAAAGCGTGGCCACTTATTGGAACGGAGATGCAGTCGGTGTGCTGCTGACCGGCATGGGGCGCGATGGCGCCCAGGGACTTAAATCGATGCGCCAGCAAGGCTACTTGACCATTGCTCAGGATCAGCGCAGCAGTGCGGTATATGGCATGCCGAAAGCGGCCGCCGCCATCGACGCCGCTGTAGAAATTCACCCGTTGGACAAGATAGCGCCACGATTGCTGGAGATCTTTGCAAAATGA
- a CDS encoding hybrid sensor histidine kinase/response regulator: MTPDQMRDASLLELFSLEAEAQTQVLSAGLLALERDPTQADQLEACMRAAHSLKGAARIVGVDAGVSVSHVMEDCLVSAQEGRLFLRPEHIDALLQGTDLLMRIATPGSANVGPGDIEAYVALMGRLLDPLAAVAAPAVAQPSLPSEPPAPHVEPPDLVSELESSLAASVEASRKAKRVTEGGERVLRVTAERLNSLLDLSSKSLVETLRLKPYLATMQRLKRTQSNSLRALENLNVHLKGHDLGLEALEALGDARRLLAESQQLLAEKTAELDEFAWQASQRAQVLYDTALACRMRPFADVLTGQARMVRDLGRSLGKQVRLEIEGEKTQVDRDVLEKLEAPLTHLLRNAVDHGIETPEQRLLAGKPAEGLIRLRASNQAGLLLLELSDDGHGVDLEQVRASIVERQLSPAETAAQLSEEELLTFLFLPGFSLRDKVTEVSGRGVGLDAVQHMVRQLRGAVVLEQKAGEGSRFQLEVPLTLSVVRSLVVEVGEEAYAFPLAHIERMCDLAADDIVQVEGRQHFWHEGRHVGLVAASQLLNRPASQNSPATLKVVVIRDRDTVYGVAVERFIGERTLVVLPLDERLGKVQDISAGALLDDGSVVLIVDVEDLLRSVDKLLNTGRLERIARHSQQAAIVARKRILVVDDSLTVRELQRKLLLNRGYDVAVAVDGMDGWNALRAEEFDLLITDIDMPRMDGIELVSLLRRDNRLQSLPVMVVSYKDREEDRRRGLDAGADYYLAKASFHDDALLDAVVELIGGARA, translated from the coding sequence ATGACCCCCGATCAAATGCGCGACGCGTCATTGCTGGAACTCTTCAGTCTTGAAGCCGAGGCCCAGACCCAGGTGCTCAGCGCCGGGTTGCTGGCGCTGGAACGTGACCCGACCCAGGCCGATCAGCTGGAAGCCTGCATGCGCGCCGCGCATTCGCTCAAGGGCGCGGCGCGGATCGTCGGTGTGGATGCCGGAGTCAGCGTTTCTCATGTGATGGAAGATTGCCTGGTCAGCGCGCAGGAGGGTCGACTTTTTCTGCGCCCCGAACACATTGATGCGCTGCTGCAAGGCACGGACTTGCTGATGCGCATCGCCACGCCAGGCAGTGCCAACGTGGGGCCGGGCGATATCGAAGCCTACGTGGCGCTGATGGGGCGTTTGCTCGATCCATTGGCGGCGGTTGCAGCACCTGCCGTGGCACAGCCCTCATTGCCGTCCGAGCCACCGGCACCGCACGTCGAGCCGCCGGACCTGGTGTCGGAACTCGAGTCGTCGCTGGCGGCTTCGGTCGAGGCGTCGCGTAAAGCCAAGCGCGTCACCGAAGGTGGCGAGCGGGTGTTGCGGGTGACCGCCGAGCGCTTGAACAGTCTGCTCGATCTGTCGAGCAAGTCGCTGGTGGAAACCCTGCGTCTCAAGCCTTACCTGGCAACAATGCAGCGTCTCAAACGCACGCAGAGCAACAGTCTGCGCGCCCTGGAAAACCTCAACGTGCACCTCAAGGGGCATGACCTGGGCCTTGAAGCCCTGGAGGCGCTCGGCGATGCGCGGCGGCTGTTGGCCGAATCGCAGCAGTTGCTGGCTGAGAAAACCGCTGAGCTTGATGAGTTTGCCTGGCAGGCGAGTCAGCGCGCTCAGGTGCTGTATGACACGGCGCTGGCCTGTCGCATGCGGCCGTTTGCCGATGTGCTGACCGGGCAGGCGCGAATGGTTCGCGATCTGGGACGTAGTCTGGGCAAGCAGGTGCGGCTGGAAATCGAGGGTGAAAAGACCCAGGTCGACCGCGATGTGTTGGAGAAGCTCGAAGCGCCGCTGACCCATTTGTTGCGCAATGCGGTAGACCACGGCATCGAAACACCCGAGCAACGCCTGCTGGCCGGCAAGCCTGCCGAAGGGCTGATTCGCTTGCGCGCGTCCAACCAGGCCGGGCTGCTGTTGCTGGAATTGAGCGACGATGGCCATGGCGTGGACCTGGAACAAGTGCGCGCCAGTATCGTCGAACGTCAATTGTCGCCGGCCGAGACCGCGGCGCAGTTGAGCGAAGAAGAGCTGCTGACGTTCCTCTTCCTGCCGGGCTTCAGCCTGCGCGACAAAGTTACCGAGGTGTCCGGGCGTGGCGTAGGCCTGGATGCGGTTCAGCACATGGTCCGCCAGTTACGCGGCGCTGTGGTGCTGGAACAGAAGGCCGGCGAGGGCAGTCGTTTCCAGCTTGAGGTGCCGTTGACGTTGTCGGTGGTGCGCAGTCTGGTGGTGGAAGTGGGCGAGGAGGCGTATGCCTTTCCACTGGCGCACATCGAGCGCATGTGCGATTTGGCAGCGGACGACATCGTCCAGGTGGAAGGTCGTCAGCACTTCTGGCACGAAGGTCGACACGTTGGCCTCGTCGCGGCCAGCCAGCTGCTCAATCGCCCGGCGAGTCAGAACAGCCCGGCGACCCTTAAAGTCGTGGTCATCCGTGACCGCGACACGGTGTACGGTGTGGCCGTCGAGCGTTTTATCGGCGAGCGCACGTTGGTGGTGCTGCCGCTGGATGAGCGGCTGGGCAAGGTTCAGGACATTTCTGCCGGGGCCTTGCTCGATGACGGGTCGGTGGTGTTGATCGTCGACGTCGAAGACCTGCTCCGCTCGGTGGACAAACTGCTCAATACCGGTCGCCTGGAACGGATCGCCCGGCACAGCCAACAGGCCGCCATCGTCGCGCGTAAACGTATTCTGGTGGTCGATGACTCACTGACGGTTCGTGAGTTGCAACGCAAGCTGCTGCTCAATCGGGGTTATGACGTGGCCGTAGCGGTTGACGGCATGGACGGCTGGAACGCACTGCGTGCCGAGGAATTCGACCTGCTGATTACCGATATTGATATGCCGCGCATGGATGGGATCGAGCTGGTTTCATTGTTGCGCCGTGACAATCGGCTGCAATCGCTGCCGGTGATGGTGGTGTCCTACAAGGATCGTGAAGAAGACCGTCGTCGTGGGCTGGACGCTGGAGCCGACTACTATCTAGCCAAGGCCAGCTTTCATGACGATGCACTGCTCGATGCAGTGGTTGAGCTCATAGGAGGAGCGCGAGCATGA
- a CDS encoding chemotaxis protein CheW, whose translation MTGTVSLNVTHADAQAIDDCWNRIGIHGDKSCPLLIEHIHCRNCAVYSAAATRLLDRYALQQDDRAQVSTAVETDVVTRSLLMFRLGEEWLALATRSLVEVAPMQAIHSLPHQRSRALLGVANVRGALVACLSLVELLGLEATTGVASGVRIMPRMLIIAAHGGPVVVPVDEVDGIHAIDERILDAASRSGEQASAKYTRGVLQFRGRSLRWLDEEQVLSAVTRSLT comes from the coding sequence ATGACCGGTACTGTTTCGCTGAACGTGACCCATGCAGATGCCCAGGCTATCGACGACTGCTGGAACCGTATCGGTATCCACGGCGACAAGTCCTGCCCGCTGCTGATCGAGCATATTCACTGTCGCAATTGCGCGGTGTATTCCGCGGCGGCGACACGTTTGCTGGATCGCTATGCCTTGCAGCAGGACGACCGCGCGCAAGTGTCCACTGCCGTTGAAACGGACGTGGTCACGCGCTCGCTGTTGATGTTCCGCCTCGGCGAAGAATGGCTCGCCCTGGCCACCCGCAGCCTGGTGGAAGTGGCACCGATGCAGGCGATTCATTCGCTGCCGCATCAGCGTTCGCGGGCGCTGCTGGGGGTGGCGAATGTGCGTGGCGCGCTGGTGGCGTGCCTGTCGCTGGTGGAATTGCTCGGGCTGGAAGCGACCACCGGTGTTGCCTCTGGCGTGCGGATCATGCCGCGCATGTTGATCATTGCTGCTCACGGCGGCCCGGTGGTGGTGCCGGTGGATGAGGTGGACGGGATTCATGCCATTGATGAGCGGATTCTCGATGCCGCGTCCCGCTCAGGTGAGCAGGCCAGTGCCAAGTACACCCGTGGCGTCCTGCAATTCAGAGGTCGCAGCCTGCGCTGGCTGGATGAAGAACAGGTGCTGTCCGCCGTGACCCGGAGCCTGACATGA
- a CDS encoding CheR family methyltransferase gives MSSDQRFFDFLKERIGLDVNSVGPAIIERAVRQRMTAQQVKTADEYWLRLQVSADEQQALIEGVIVPETWFFRYPESFATLARLALKRLAEIKGMRALRILSLPCSTGEEPYSIAMALFDGGLAPHQFKVDGVDVSPLSVERAKHALYGKNSFRGQQTDFRERYFSTEDDGYRVSERVREQVRLQVGNLLDPTLLANEPAYDFVFCRNLLIYFDQPTQQQVLQVLKRLTHVEGVLFIGPAEGSLLGHLGMRSIGIPQSFAFSRHSEPEPAPPSVFSAPPLPVSLPLRSVSLPPVRSRPFAVVAPAPRASLEKAPNTDAATLLASIAALANEGKSLEAQAACEEYLRHHEPVAQVFYWLGLLSDVAGNVLEAQGFYRKALYLQPQHPEALMHLSVLLASQGDASGARRLQQRAARNERTADSERKR, from the coding sequence ATGAGCAGTGATCAGCGCTTTTTCGACTTCCTCAAAGAACGTATCGGTCTGGACGTGAACTCCGTCGGCCCAGCGATCATCGAGCGGGCCGTGCGCCAGCGCATGACTGCGCAGCAGGTGAAAACGGCTGATGAGTACTGGTTGCGGCTGCAAGTCTCGGCAGACGAACAACAGGCGCTGATCGAAGGCGTGATCGTCCCGGAAACCTGGTTTTTCCGTTACCCGGAATCCTTTGCCACGCTGGCCAGGCTGGCGCTCAAGCGCCTGGCGGAGATCAAGGGTATGCGCGCGCTGCGGATTCTCAGCCTGCCGTGCTCGACTGGCGAAGAACCGTATTCGATTGCCATGGCGCTATTCGATGGCGGGCTTGCGCCGCACCAGTTCAAGGTCGACGGGGTGGACGTCAGCCCGCTGTCGGTCGAACGGGCCAAGCATGCGCTGTACGGCAAGAACTCCTTTCGTGGGCAGCAAACCGATTTCCGCGAGCGCTACTTCAGCACCGAAGACGACGGCTATCGCGTCAGCGAGCGGGTGCGCGAACAGGTGCGTTTGCAGGTGGGCAACCTGCTGGACCCGACCTTGCTGGCCAATGAGCCAGCCTATGACTTTGTGTTTTGTCGCAACCTGCTGATCTATTTCGATCAGCCTACCCAGCAACAGGTTCTCCAGGTGCTCAAGCGCCTGACTCATGTAGAGGGCGTGCTGTTTATCGGCCCGGCCGAAGGCAGTTTGCTGGGGCATCTGGGGATGCGTTCGATCGGTATCCCACAATCCTTCGCTTTCAGCCGTCACAGCGAGCCTGAACCTGCGCCGCCCTCCGTGTTTAGTGCACCGCCGTTGCCGGTGAGTTTGCCGCTGCGCAGCGTTTCACTACCGCCAGTGCGCAGCCGACCGTTTGCCGTTGTTGCACCGGCGCCGCGTGCGAGCCTTGAGAAAGCGCCGAATACCGATGCGGCAACGCTGCTGGCAAGCATTGCAGCCCTGGCCAACGAAGGTAAAAGCCTCGAAGCTCAGGCCGCCTGTGAGGAATACCTGCGCCACCATGAGCCGGTGGCGCAGGTGTTTTACTGGCTGGGGCTGCTCAGTGATGTCGCCGGCAACGTGCTGGAAGCCCAGGGTTTTTATCGCAAGGCACTGTATTTGCAACCGCAGCATCCCGAAGCACTGATGCACCTGTCGGTGTTACTGGCGTCCCAGGGGGATGCGTCCGGTGCCCGTCGATTGCAGCAACGCGCTGCTCGTAATGAGCGCACCGCTGACAGTGAGCGTAAACGATGA
- a CDS encoding chemotaxis protein CheW, with protein MSELVAKRGAGMAPRQSLFLVFRIGDERYALQAIEVAEVLPRLPLKPIAGTPSWVAGVFAYRGAVVPVIDVGELAFGQPAQARTSTRLVLVHYQPDDATPGQLLGLILEQATDTLRCNPADFQPYGLDNRQAPYLGPVREDAQGLLQWVRVADLLDAQVRALLFPSPPLDLAMLEERP; from the coding sequence ATGAGCGAACTCGTGGCGAAACGCGGCGCAGGCATGGCGCCCAGGCAGTCATTGTTTCTGGTGTTTCGTATCGGTGACGAGCGTTATGCATTGCAAGCCATTGAAGTGGCCGAAGTGCTGCCGCGCCTGCCGCTCAAACCGATTGCCGGGACGCCTTCATGGGTCGCGGGGGTGTTTGCCTATCGCGGCGCGGTGGTGCCGGTAATCGATGTCGGCGAGCTGGCGTTCGGTCAGCCGGCCCAGGCGCGCACCAGCACCCGATTGGTGCTGGTGCATTATCAGCCGGATGACGCCACGCCCGGGCAATTGCTCGGGCTGATTCTTGAGCAGGCCACCGACACCCTGCGTTGCAACCCGGCGGACTTCCAGCCCTATGGCCTGGATAACCGTCAGGCGCCGTATTTGGGGCCGGTGCGTGAAGACGCGCAAGGCCTGCTGCAATGGGTGCGTGTCGCAGACTTGCTGGATGCCCAGGTACGAGCGCTGCTGTTCCCGTCGCCGCCGCTGGACCTGGCGATGCTTGAGGAGCGCCCATGA
- a CDS encoding methyl-accepting chemotaxis protein, with the protein MKNWTLRQRILASFAVIIAIMLLMVMVSFSSLLKIESSEETVQSDAVPGLYYSSMIRGAWVDTYVLTQRIVGLSEHRDMSAADLELYKGAEAHLKDEMGNYRKTIFTTEDRAGFEAFEARYQTYNQALAKVVGLYQQKQYEQARLALEQELTPAWVDGRKQLNAVIDSNRDQSANATEAIRQAVTAAKASMGVSLLVAVIAAGLCGLLLMRAIMAPMNRIVQILDIMRTGDLSSRLNLDRKDEFGAVETGFNDMMTELTSLVSQAQRSSVQVTTSVTEIAATSKQQQATATETAATTTEIGATSREIAATSRDLVRTMTEVSTAADQASVLAGSGQQGLARMEETMHSVMGAADLVNAKLAILNEKAGNINQVVVTIVKVADQTNLLSLNAAIEAEKAGEYGRGFAVVATEVRRLADQTAVATYDIEQMVREIQSAVSAGVMGMDKFSEEVRRGMSEVQQVGEQLSQIIHQVQALAPRVLMVNEGMQAQATGAEQINHALVQLGDASSQTVESLRQASSAIDELSQVAVGLRSGVSRFKV; encoded by the coding sequence GTGAAGAACTGGACGTTGCGCCAACGCATTTTGGCGAGCTTTGCGGTAATTATCGCCATCATGCTGCTGATGGTCATGGTCTCGTTCTCGAGTCTGCTGAAGATTGAATCCAGCGAGGAAACGGTCCAGTCGGATGCCGTTCCAGGGCTGTATTACAGCTCGATGATTCGTGGCGCCTGGGTCGACACTTACGTCTTGACCCAACGGATCGTTGGTCTCTCGGAACATCGCGACATGAGTGCCGCTGACCTGGAGCTGTACAAGGGCGCCGAGGCGCACCTGAAAGACGAGATGGGCAACTATCGGAAAACGATCTTCACCACCGAGGATCGGGCCGGGTTCGAAGCGTTCGAGGCTCGTTATCAAACGTACAACCAAGCGTTGGCTAAAGTCGTCGGGCTGTATCAGCAAAAACAATACGAACAGGCTCGTCTAGCGCTGGAGCAGGAGTTGACGCCCGCGTGGGTCGATGGCCGCAAGCAGTTGAATGCTGTGATTGATAGCAATCGTGATCAATCCGCTAACGCTACCGAGGCCATCCGCCAAGCAGTTACTGCGGCAAAAGCCAGCATGGGCGTGTCTTTGCTGGTGGCGGTCATCGCCGCCGGCCTCTGTGGCCTGCTGTTGATGCGCGCGATCATGGCGCCGATGAATCGCATCGTGCAGATCCTCGACATCATGCGCACCGGCGATCTCAGCAGCCGTTTGAACCTCGATCGCAAAGACGAATTCGGCGCGGTGGAAACCGGCTTCAACGACATGATGACGGAGCTGACCTCGCTGGTGTCCCAGGCGCAGCGTTCCTCGGTACAGGTCACCACCTCGGTGACCGAAATCGCCGCCACCTCCAAACAGCAGCAGGCGACCGCCACTGAAACGGCGGCCACTACCACCGAAATCGGCGCCACCTCGCGTGAAATCGCCGCCACCTCGCGGGACCTGGTGCGGACCATGACCGAAGTCTCCACCGCCGCCGATCAGGCCTCGGTGCTGGCCGGTTCCGGTCAGCAGGGGCTGGCGCGGATGGAGGAGACCATGCACTCGGTGATGGGCGCGGCTGACCTGGTCAATGCCAAACTGGCGATCCTCAACGAGAAGGCCGGCAACATCAATCAGGTGGTGGTGACCATCGTCAAGGTCGCGGACCAGACCAACCTGCTGTCGCTGAACGCCGCCATCGAAGCGGAAAAGGCCGGTGAATACGGTCGCGGTTTTGCCGTGGTCGCCACCGAAGTTCGACGTCTGGCAGACCAGACCGCCGTCGCCACCTACGACATCGAGCAGATGGTTCGCGAGATCCAGTCGGCGGTGTCGGCCGGCGTCATGGGCATGGACAAATTCTCTGAAGAAGTCCGCCGTGGCATGTCCGAAGTGCAGCAGGTCGGTGAGCAGCTGTCGCAGATCATCCACCAGGTTCAGGCGCTGGCGCCGCGGGTGTTGATGGTTAACGAGGGCATGCAGGCCCAGGCCACGGGCGCCGAACAGATCAACCATGCGCTGGTGCAGTTGGGCGATGCCAGCAGCCAGACGGTCGAGTCCTTGCGTCAGGCCAGTTCCGCCATCGACGAGCTGAGCCAGGTGGCCGTTGGGCTACGCAGCGGCGTCTCGCGATTTAAAGTCTGA
- a CDS encoding DUF6124 family protein, with product MFKATPNPPETDPVSPYASLDSKELHAAAHRALDHYLVLPETKQLLADRRPGCIFVIAPDVDSETLLAHACETLASANVMASDLAFELEGPKRNTALAIQQMISLAELAVNRALDNFDQPET from the coding sequence ATGTTCAAAGCCACGCCCAATCCACCCGAAACCGATCCGGTTTCTCCCTACGCCTCCCTCGATTCAAAAGAACTCCACGCCGCCGCGCACCGTGCGCTCGACCATTACCTGGTATTGCCCGAGACCAAGCAGTTGTTGGCCGACCGACGCCCCGGCTGCATTTTCGTCATTGCCCCCGACGTCGACAGCGAAACCCTGCTGGCCCACGCCTGCGAAACCCTCGCCTCGGCGAATGTCATGGCCAGCGATCTGGCGTTCGAACTCGAAGGCCCCAAACGCAATACCGCGCTGGCAATTCAGCAGATGATTTCCCTGGCCGAGTTGGCGGTGAATCGGGCGCTGGATAACTTCGATCAGCCAGAGACTTAG
- a CDS encoding glycoside hydrolase family 68 protein, with the protein MKSNTEKLGQLPHQPSLWTRADALKVHADDPTTTQPLVSADFPVLSNEVFIWDTMPLRDIDGNVASVDGWSVIFTLTADRHPNDPEYIDENGNYDIIRDWNDRHGRAKMYYWFSRTGKDWQFGGRVMAQGVSPTAREWAGSPILLNDQGDVDLYYTAVTPGATIVKVRGRVVTTEHGVSLVGFKKVTSLFEADGEMYQTEAQNPYWGFRDPWPFRDPKDGKLYMLFEGNVAGERGSHKVGEAEIGDVPPGYEDVGNSRFQTACVGIAVANDEDGDDWEMLPPLLTAVGVNDQTERPHFLFQDGKYYLFTISHKFTYADGVTGPDGVYGFVADSLFGPYVPLNGSGLVLGNPSSQPFQTYSHYVMPNGLVTSFIDTVPTKESDTGMQYRVGGTEAPTVGIKVKGQQTFVVAEYDYGYIPPMIDVTLK; encoded by the coding sequence ATGAAAAGCAACACTGAAAAACTTGGTCAGCTTCCCCACCAGCCCAGCTTGTGGACCCGCGCCGACGCGCTAAAAGTTCACGCGGATGATCCGACCACTACCCAGCCTCTGGTCAGTGCGGATTTCCCGGTATTGAGCAACGAGGTGTTCATCTGGGACACCATGCCGCTGCGCGATATCGACGGTAACGTGGCTTCTGTCGACGGCTGGTCGGTCATTTTCACCTTGACGGCAGATCGTCACCCGAATGATCCGGAGTACATCGACGAGAACGGTAATTACGACATCATCCGAGACTGGAACGATCGTCATGGTCGGGCAAAGATGTACTACTGGTTTTCCCGCACCGGTAAAGACTGGCAGTTTGGTGGTCGCGTGATGGCGCAAGGTGTGTCTCCAACCGCCCGTGAATGGGCTGGCTCCCCGATTCTGTTGAACGACCAGGGCGATGTGGATTTGTATTACACCGCCGTCACGCCGGGCGCCACGATCGTCAAGGTGCGTGGCCGCGTGGTGACGACTGAACATGGCGTCAGCCTGGTAGGCTTCAAAAAGGTTACGTCGCTGTTCGAGGCTGACGGCGAGATGTATCAGACCGAAGCGCAGAATCCGTACTGGGGCTTCCGTGATCCATGGCCGTTCCGCGATCCGAAAGACGGCAAGTTGTACATGCTGTTTGAGGGCAACGTGGCCGGTGAGCGTGGTTCGCACAAGGTCGGCGAAGCTGAAATCGGCGACGTACCGCCGGGCTATGAAGATGTCGGTAACTCGCGCTTCCAAACGGCCTGTGTCGGTATCGCCGTAGCAAATGACGAAGATGGCGACGACTGGGAAATGTTGCCGCCACTGCTGACTGCAGTAGGCGTCAATGACCAGACCGAACGTCCACACTTCCTGTTTCAGGACGGTAAATACTATTTGTTCACCATCAGCCATAAATTCACTTATGCCGACGGTGTGACCGGTCCGGACGGGGTGTACGGTTTCGTCGCGGATTCGCTCTTCGGCCCTTACGTGCCACTGAACGGTTCCGGTCTGGTGCTGGGCAACCCCTCTTCCCAGCCATTTCAAACCTATTCACATTACGTGATGCCTAACGGCCTGGTGACTTCGTTCATCGACACCGTACCCACAAAGGAAAGCGACACCGGAATGCAGTACCGGGTCGGCGGCACTGAAGCGCCGACAGTGGGCATCAAGGTGAAAGGGCAGCAGACTTTCGTGGTGGCCGAATATGACTATGGTTACATTCCCCCGATGATTGATGTAACGCTGAAATAG
- a CDS encoding LysR family transcriptional regulator, which produces MMTLRQIRHFIAVAETGSISSAAQAVYISQSTLTLAIQQLEQEIGVSLFNRHAKGMTLTHQGHQFLRQAHLILATVDNAKRSLQQSTDQVAGQLTIGVTSLVAGYYLADLLTRFQRAYPNVDIRVTEDERPYIEHLLVSGEIDVGVLILSNLEDRHALQTEVLTHSPHRLWLPAQHPLLEHDSINLADVAREPLIQLNVDEMDRNAQRMWSAASLQPRITLRTASTEAVRSLVAAGLGVSIQPDMTYRPWSLEGDIIEARAIADLSQTLDVGLAWRRGTARPALVDPFLTVAREQPHGGRKPSI; this is translated from the coding sequence ATGATGACCTTGCGTCAGATCCGTCACTTCATCGCCGTGGCCGAGACCGGCTCGATCTCGTCTGCCGCACAAGCGGTGTACATTTCCCAGTCCACCTTGACCCTGGCGATCCAGCAGCTTGAGCAAGAAATTGGCGTCAGCCTGTTCAATCGCCACGCCAAGGGCATGACCCTCACCCACCAGGGCCATCAGTTCCTGCGTCAGGCGCACTTGATCCTGGCCACGGTCGACAACGCCAAACGCAGCCTTCAGCAAAGTACCGATCAGGTCGCCGGCCAGTTGACCATCGGCGTAACCAGCCTGGTCGCTGGTTACTACCTCGCCGATTTGCTCACCCGTTTTCAACGCGCCTACCCCAACGTCGACATTCGCGTAACGGAAGACGAGCGGCCCTACATCGAGCATTTGCTGGTCAGCGGCGAAATCGATGTCGGGGTGCTGATCCTCTCCAACCTTGAGGATCGCCATGCGCTGCAAACCGAGGTACTCACGCATTCGCCGCACCGCCTGTGGCTGCCGGCCCAGCACCCGTTGCTGGAGCACGACAGCATCAACCTCGCCGATGTCGCCCGTGAGCCGTTGATTCAATTGAACGTCGATGAAATGGACCGCAACGCCCAGCGCATGTGGTCGGCAGCCTCTTTGCAACCGCGCATCACCTTGCGCACGGCCTCCACCGAGGCCGTTCGAAGCCTGGTGGCGGCCGGCCTTGGCGTGTCGATTCAACCCGACATGACCTACCGCCCCTGGTCGCTGGAAGGCGACATCATCGAAGCGCGAGCGATCGCCGACCTCAGCCAGACCCTCGACGTCGGCCTGGCCTGGCGTCGTGGCACCGCCCGCCCGGCGTTGGTCGATCCGTTCCTGACCGTCGCCCGCGAGCAGCCTCACGGCGGGCGCAAGCCATCTATTTAA